The window TTCTACGGCCAGATGGACCGCAACTGGGGTCCGGTCGGCATCGCGGGGATCGGGCTCAGCAACTACGCCTACTCCGGCGTCGAGGCGGGCTTCACCCTGGGAACTCGGACGCTTCGGCTCGACGCGCTGGCCCGGTCGCTCAAGGATACCAGCGACGCCGCGGGCGACGTGATCCACCGTTACTACTTCGCCCACCGCTTCGGGCTCCGGCTGTCCCACCGGGTGCGGGTCGGCCTCTGGGAGACGGTCATCGTCGCCGGAAAGGACCGGGAGTTCGACGCCCGGTTCCGCAATCCGGTGAGTCTGCTCACCCTGGCCGATCAGTACGGCCTGGGCGACAACGGCAACATCATCCTCGGACTGGACGCTGGTTGGCGAGTGGCCGGGCGGACCACCGTCGAGGCGCAGCTCGGGATCGACGATCTGCAGTACCAGAACTCCTCCGGCTCGAACCGCTACCCGAGCCGCTGGGCGTTCACCGTCTCGGCCTTCGGACCGCTGGGGCGAACCCTGGGATGGCGCGTCCTCTACACCCAGGCGTCCAGCCTGGCCTTCCGCACGCTCAATCCGTTCGAGAACTTTACCGAGGCGGGGGTCGGCCTGGGCCGCAACTTCGACGATCAGGATCAGCTCACGGCGACGGTGTCGCTGCCCCGCGGCACGGGATGGCTCTTCACTCCCGAGCTCACCCTGCTCCGCCAGGGAGAAGGCGCGATCAACCTGCCGTTTCCCGCTACCGCAGTCGAGGCGGGGGCGACGCCACAGATCTTCATCGGCGTGGTCGAGCGCACCTGGCGCGCGGCCCTTGGCGTGAGCGGCCGCCAGGGGCCGCTCGACCTTAGCGCCAACGCGGGGTTCCATCACGTGGTCAACGCGGATCACCAGGAGGGCCGGACGGTCGACCGTTTCGAGGGACGGCTCCAGGCCACGCTGGGACTGAGCCGCCGTGGGGTGCTGCAATGAGATCGGGGCTCACGCCGCTCACGCGCGAACGCATCCTCCACTTGATCGCGCGGATGAAGACCAGTCGGGTGGTCGTGGTCGGCGACATCATGCTGGACCGCTACCTGATCGGGGAGACCGATCGCCTGTCGCCCGAGGCGCCGGTGCCGGTGGTCACCGTCCGCGAGCGCCACGCCGCCCTGGGCGGCGCCGCCAACGTCGCCGCCAACGTCGCCGCGCTCGGCGCGGCCTGCCAGCTGGTGGGCACGGTGGGCGATGACGCGGACGGCGCCGCGATCCGGCAGGAGCTCGCGGTGGCCCGGCTGGAGGACCGCCACGTCGTCACCGTGGCCGAGCGGCCCACCACCTCGAAGACCCGCATCATCGCCCGAGCCCAGCAGATCGTGCGGATTGACGACGAAGTGGATTCGCTGCTGGACGGGGCGGACCTGGCGCGGCTCATCCGGGTGACTCGCGACGCGCTGGCCGATGCGGACGCGCTGCTGCTGGAGGACTACAACAAGGGCGCGTTGGCGCCCCCGCTCATCACGGCGGCGATGGAGGTCGCCAGGCGGCGCGGCATCCCCATCGTGGTCGATCCCAAGTTCCGCCAGTTCTTCGAGTACGCCGGTGCCACGGTGTTCAAGCCCAACCGACGGGAGCTGGAGTCGGCACTGGGCGCCTCGGTCGACCTGCAGAACGGGAACGCACTGCCCGAGGTGCTCGCCCGGCTGCGCGTG is drawn from Gemmatimonadales bacterium and contains these coding sequences:
- the rfaE1 gene encoding D-glycero-beta-D-manno-heptose-7-phosphate kinase, giving the protein MRSGLTPLTRERILHLIARMKTSRVVVVGDIMLDRYLIGETDRLSPEAPVPVVTVRERHAALGGAANVAANVAALGAACQLVGTVGDDADGAAIRQELAVARLEDRHVVTVAERPTTSKTRIIARAQQIVRIDDEVDSLLDGADLARLIRVTRDALADADALLLEDYNKGALAPPLITAAMEVARRRGIPIVVDPKFRQFFEYAGATVFKPNRRELESALGASVDLQNGNALPEVLARLRVDNLLVTLGAEGMVLVMKDGSLTHIPSIARQIYDVSGAGDTVTAWMGTALAAGGSIRESAELANYAAGVEVGKPGVATVSPEEVLAVHEERYDQIGRLRRGGLI